A segment of the Anthonomus grandis grandis chromosome 11, icAntGran1.3, whole genome shotgun sequence genome:
ACGGATAACTGACGTTTGTAGAACATAATACTTGTTTGAATGTAAGGGAGTTGCTTAAATTTGCTGCCAGATATTGCTTCTGGGTATGACGACGACTGTAATGACTTTCGTAGCGGGGAAAAGAGTTTATATGATCAATGACTTGACTTCTTCGTTCATCTGATGTTTTTGAAATTGGCGGATTAATACCCCTTCGGTCCATTTCTGCTATTCCTGCTTCATTTACTGATCTTGAAGctaacatatactttataaatCCGTCGGTGACATCAAATGTCTTTTGAAAACAAGTTTTGCAAATGGGTTGCAAATCGCCGTTGACTTTTAAATTATACACGTTACTTAGAGTACGATTTCTTAGAGGTCCGTTCTGATGTCGCAATCTCTGAGTTGCTTTAGGGCCAGATGTTATCAAGCCGCTGAGATAATCAGATCTTCTGTTTCTACTATTCATTGACCAAAATGAGTCAAACAATCCTTTTCTTAAATTGTAATCAAACCGATTCTTACACTTTCGCCGACAATCTGGAAGCTCTTCTATACATCTTTTCTCAGATATCATTTTCCCAGTTTCAGTTACGTACGACTGACCTGAGTTTCTTTTATCCTTTCTCTCTTTTCTAATCTTTCGGCATCGTTTACTTAATACAGCAAAAGGCTGCGGATGATTATCGCCTGCGGAGttctgattatttattttagtttttttcggaGATCTGAATCCGTTTCTATTGGAGGTATAAAATCAGGATCATTGAGTTGATCATCACCGATAAAAGGGTCTTCTTCAGCGTCAGAATGATCAAGAAATTGACAGACTGGagtcatttctaaaaaaaaaatttaattgttgtaaaactctgttaaaagaaaagtttctTACGAGAATTACGGTGGAGTAGATTTAAATGAAGTTGCGGATCGTTCTGTTCTCTTGATGATATTGGTTCGGTCTCGGGCTGTATAACCAATTCACAACTTTCTACAAACAATTTTAATGCACGCTTAAAAATTCTAAGGTAAGTAAAAgggaatataaaatatacacttACTATATGTATTTTGAAAATCTGTGGCCCCATAGGGAAGGTCAGTTTTGTTACTGGTCACCATTGTTGCATCAATAATAGTAATTGGCAGACTTTCAATATGTATATTGTTGTCTACTGTTGCGACTCTTTCTGCTTCAGGCTGTTCAACAAAGATTctgttttctggaaaaaattatattgatgtAGGTAAAAAAAGGCAACAAAGTTAAGGTCAAAAAGCCAtgggtattttattttatgccaCTTGTGCAATAGCCTACAATACAATTAATCCAAGAAGCAGGTGACTTCATCACTATTGGTAAAATAGATCTTTTCCAGGTGGTACAAAATAGAAAACCAACGACGCCAGCTATATACATGTCAGTATTTTactaacaaaatacaaaatactcTCACCATAATAATCTTGAAATTCTGATACCCCATAAGTCAgatcagatttatttttgttcatagtTTTTACTTCAGTAATGATAATTGGCATATCAAGGGTAATTTCTTCTAAAACAGTCTCTTCTGTTACTGGTTCTAAAATTAGAATAATCTGCTTATtttaaccattaaaaataataattggacATACCATCGCTTCTTAAAGACTCAAATTCAATATAATCGTTGCCTGATCCATTTGGAATGTCAAACAACTTTTCAACAGCTATTACCTTAGGTATTGTGGTCTCTGCAGCTTCAAGCAAAGTcatatctatttaaaataatacaattttattgcagtttcttgttttttaatgtgTGTAAGATATTTTCATGTAAAGTAAATTCAGTCAGATAAACCGCAGTTATAGAAAAAACAAtagaaacattgtttttgtttaaatattagaaCACGACCTAatctgcatttaaaataaaaatattttcacgaatctttaatttaaattgcgCCAACTAcagtaaaaatgtttcaataaaaaaataaaactatgcaaacttaacctaaaaattttacgGTAATTATTATCTTAATATTATTCCTTACCTTTTCCGTGATCCTTGTCTCTCTTCTCGACGTTTAAAGTCATGGCAACTATTTTCTTGCCTCTCGTACACATAATTAACACAAAAAAAGCTAACAATACGTATAAACAGCCAATAAACAAATTGCTTGAAACACAACGTTTCACTCTGCTTAACTAAAATCGCGTTTTTTTATCTCTCAAAACAGCTTAATTCTGCATACGCACTTACACGCGGTGCACTTTATAAATGGCTATAACTGCTTAAGTCGACAAAGGCTCAAATATCCATGTGTTTATCTGGAGTAAAACTGCTTAAGTCAAAATAGGTTGTTATTTCCCCACATAAAACGTACTTTTTAGTGCGAAATGCATTATAAGAATACTTAGGAGTATTTACACGCATATTTTTCCTGTGTATTTTTgttcttaagtatttttatgacattttactCAAAACCAATAGGAGTTAATATGTTATGTTCAAGTTAAATAAATCATGTGTTTGTAAATAAACGACTTAGGAACTTTAaccctttgaaaaaaaaaaaaattggtatataACCATGACATAATcccattttctcaaaaaactgaCTTAAGCAATTTTACCCTCTGACCACAGAAATAAtagggagcgcggactataaataggtcgctggcaaacgacatatgctgcgttctccaTTTTGGTTGCGGGAAATTGATCGGACGCTAGCTCCACAAACATCTTGGTGGCAACTACAGAtggccaaaaaataaaataaatcgaaTGGCAAAGATCGATCTTATTAAAAATCGAAATTTGatgctaaatttttatttctctatttgttttttaataagaatacatatatataattgtatagaaaatttaataaataaaataaaaaaatataaatcataacGAAAATAAGAAGACatcacaaacaaaataaatattgtcaTATTGCTAATTGAGGAAACATCagaacttataaaaaaatcgatCGTTAATCTAACCAGTAGGAACTATGTAACGAATGCAAAAACAACAATTTCGATACATGCGTTCCACTTCCTTGTCTGAGTTACAATAT
Coding sequences within it:
- the LOC126742005 gene encoding uncharacterized protein LOC126742005 isoform X2, with the protein product MTLLEAAETTIPKVIAVEKLFDIPNGSGNDYIEFESLRSDEPVTEETVLEEITLDMPIIITEVKTMNKNKSDLTYGVSEFQDYYENRIFVEQPEAERVATVDNNIHIESLPITIIDATMVTSNKTDLPYGATDFQNTYKSCELVIQPETEPISSREQNDPQLHLNLLHQMTPVCQFLDHSDAEEDPFIGDDQLNDPDFIPPIETDSDLRKKLK
- the LOC126742005 gene encoding uncharacterized protein LOC126742005 isoform X1, with protein sequence MTLLEAAETTIPKVIAVEKLFDIPNGSGNDYIEFESLRSDEPVTEETVLEEITLDMPIIITEVKTMNKNKSDLTYGVSEFQDYYENRIFVEQPEAERVATVDNNIHIESLPITIIDATMVTSNKTDLPYGATDFQNTYKSCELVIQPETEPISSREQNDPQLHLNLLHRNSQMTPVCQFLDHSDAEEDPFIGDDQLNDPDFIPPIETDSDLRKKLK